In Nocardia sp. NBC_00403, one DNA window encodes the following:
- a CDS encoding flavin reductase family protein codes for MAVALDFKAVLGRFCTGVTAITALDGDEPIGFACQSFSALSLDPPAVALFPARSSTTWPRIRAAERFCVNVLAADQQDLCKQLGRSGPDKFAGLEWSPSPNGSPLLAGTIAWIDCTLAGELDGGDHTIVIGNVTELGEGRDAGPLLFYRSGFERLMSTAEAVGP; via the coding sequence ATGGCCGTCGCCCTAGACTTCAAGGCCGTCCTCGGCCGGTTCTGCACCGGAGTCACCGCGATCACCGCACTCGACGGCGACGAACCGATCGGGTTCGCCTGCCAGTCCTTCTCCGCACTGTCGCTGGATCCGCCCGCGGTGGCATTGTTCCCCGCCCGCTCCTCGACCACCTGGCCGCGGATCCGCGCCGCCGAACGGTTCTGCGTCAATGTCCTCGCCGCCGACCAGCAGGACCTCTGCAAGCAGCTCGGCCGCAGCGGACCCGACAAATTCGCCGGTCTCGAGTGGAGCCCGTCGCCCAACGGCTCGCCCCTGCTGGCAGGCACCATCGCCTGGATCGATTGCACGCTGGCCGGCGAACTGGACGGCGGTGACCACACGATCGTCATCGGCAACGTGACCGAGCTCGGCGAGGGCCGCGACGCGGGTCCGCTGCTGTTCTATCGCTCCGGATTCGAGCGCCTGATGAGCACCGCGGAGGCGGTCGGTCCATAG
- a CDS encoding IclR family transcriptional regulator, with protein sequence MTVEVMTHPESEELWSGAGPTTARTNNQPPVSMIERMTLILDAFDGSTPVLTLLGLAERTGLPRSTVHRILDQMIRLRWLAHAPGGYRLGLRPFELGGLAADHNEIRDVVSPLLHDLAQRTGMVGHLGVLDGREVLYLDKAGGRSTAGIPTRLGGRMPAHSTGLGKALLATLEPSIVEASFRDRLPQLTPRTICDRAELHRELTRIRHRQGVAVDNEESVTGIACVAVPIRGRGAAVGALSLSGQIGADRPALDTARLARVLVEVSHEAARALFPRHARWR encoded by the coding sequence ATGACGGTCGAGGTGATGACCCACCCCGAGTCCGAAGAGCTGTGGTCGGGAGCGGGCCCCACGACAGCGCGGACCAACAATCAACCGCCGGTCTCGATGATCGAGCGAATGACCCTGATCCTAGACGCTTTCGACGGTTCGACGCCGGTCCTGACGCTGCTCGGGCTGGCCGAGCGCACCGGACTGCCCCGCTCGACCGTGCATCGCATCCTGGATCAGATGATTCGGCTGCGCTGGCTGGCGCACGCCCCCGGCGGCTACCGGCTCGGGCTGCGGCCGTTCGAACTCGGCGGACTCGCCGCCGACCACAACGAGATTCGTGACGTGGTGAGCCCCCTGCTGCATGATCTCGCGCAGCGCACCGGCATGGTCGGGCACCTCGGTGTGCTCGACGGCCGCGAGGTGCTCTACCTGGACAAGGCCGGTGGGCGCAGTACCGCGGGCATCCCGACTCGTCTCGGCGGCCGGATGCCCGCGCACAGCACCGGCCTCGGCAAGGCCCTGCTCGCGACGCTGGAACCGAGCATTGTGGAAGCGTCCTTCCGCGACCGCCTGCCTCAGCTGACCCCACGCACCATCTGCGACAGAGCGGAATTGCACCGCGAACTGACCCGCATCAGGCACCGCCAAGGCGTCGCCGTCGACAACGAGGAGTCCGTCACCGGCATCGCCTGCGTCGCGGTCCCCATCCGCGGCCGCGGCGCCGCCGTCGGCGCACTGTCCCTGTCGGGCCAGATCGGCGCCGACCGCCCCGCCCTCGACACCGCCCGCCTGGCGCGGGTCCTTGTCGAGGTTTCCCACGAAGCCGCCCGCGCCCTCTTCCCACGCCACGCCCGCTGGCGCTGA
- a CDS encoding MFS transporter: MSTIPKDPTTAESPGSIIESDADTGRLDGASRARIFTVLAVIVLFTEVAPMQYTIVAAALQKIAPTFPSVGANINWAIIVFGLIGAAASPLIGKMSDVWGKKRMFLVCGMLFMLGCVLDAVTDSWAIFLIGRGLQATAIATAVIAYGLIRDLMPRKYVPLGLGVTATGLGFSAIGGPLLGGYLVDNYSWRAIFWVLAGFTLLVLPLVWLVVPESKLRVKERIDVLGAVLLSAGAGLTLIYLDKGQDWGWSKPLTLAWLFGGIALLVVFVVVELNVARPIMDMKLLFHPRVTLVLGGALFASFLIGVQSYALGYMTQTPNSDTVAAGVQQATLAQIQQQTGQPMPAAAVQVALDPGYSYGNGFTLLEFAVRIALLQAVLAMICGAAAGALARKIGARIPLVFSLVLFASAGVCYAVLPHTWVVFLWVSAAFGIGFGFYYASMPILMVEAVPQEQQGISLGMLGVMQSMGVAIGLAIVTAYLNASPITAQVSVAGQPPQGSVIPQVFADHGYEMGFWFAAGASAIALIIALVMRHGRTPATGGTAY, translated from the coding sequence ATGTCCACCATTCCCAAAGATCCGACCACTGCCGAAAGTCCAGGCAGCATAATCGAATCCGATGCCGACACCGGCAGACTCGACGGCGCGTCGCGTGCCAGGATTTTCACTGTCCTCGCGGTCATCGTGCTGTTCACCGAGGTCGCGCCGATGCAATACACCATCGTTGCGGCCGCGTTGCAGAAGATCGCGCCCACCTTCCCCAGCGTCGGCGCGAACATCAACTGGGCCATCATCGTCTTCGGCCTCATCGGCGCTGCTGCCTCCCCACTCATCGGCAAGATGAGCGATGTCTGGGGTAAGAAGCGGATGTTCCTGGTCTGCGGCATGCTCTTCATGCTCGGCTGCGTACTGGACGCCGTCACCGACAGCTGGGCGATCTTCCTCATCGGGCGCGGCCTGCAGGCCACCGCCATCGCCACCGCGGTGATCGCGTATGGCCTGATCCGAGATCTGATGCCGCGCAAGTATGTACCGCTCGGCTTGGGTGTCACCGCCACCGGCCTCGGCTTCTCCGCGATCGGCGGACCGTTGCTCGGCGGCTATCTCGTCGACAACTACAGCTGGCGTGCCATCTTCTGGGTGCTCGCCGGATTCACCCTGCTGGTGCTTCCACTGGTGTGGTTGGTCGTGCCCGAGTCCAAGCTGCGGGTCAAGGAGCGCATCGATGTGCTCGGCGCCGTCCTGCTCTCGGCGGGCGCCGGACTCACCCTGATCTACCTCGACAAGGGTCAGGATTGGGGATGGAGCAAGCCGCTGACGCTGGCCTGGTTGTTCGGCGGCATTGCGCTGCTGGTGGTGTTCGTGGTGGTCGAGCTCAATGTCGCCCGCCCGATCATGGATATGAAATTGCTGTTCCATCCCCGAGTCACGCTGGTACTCGGCGGTGCGCTGTTCGCCTCGTTCCTCATCGGCGTCCAGTCCTACGCGCTCGGCTACATGACACAGACCCCGAACTCCGACACTGTCGCGGCAGGCGTCCAGCAGGCGACCCTCGCCCAGATCCAGCAGCAAACCGGCCAGCCCATGCCCGCCGCCGCAGTTCAGGTCGCCCTCGACCCCGGCTACAGCTACGGAAACGGTTTCACCCTCCTCGAATTCGCGGTCCGCATCGCCCTGCTGCAAGCCGTGCTCGCCATGATCTGCGGCGCCGCCGCAGGCGCACTGGCCCGCAAGATCGGCGCCCGCATCCCCTTGGTCTTCTCCCTCGTCCTGTTCGCGAGCGCGGGCGTCTGCTACGCGGTCCTCCCCCACACCTGGGTCGTATTCCTCTGGGTAAGTGCGGCATTCGGCATCGGCTTCGGCTTCTACTACGCCTCCATGCCCATCCTGATGGTCGAAGCCGTCCCTCAGGAACAACAGGGCATCAGCCTCGGCATGCTCGGCGTCATGCAATCCATGGGCGTGGCCATCGGCCTGGCCATCGTCACCGCCTACCTCAACGCCAGCCCCATTACCGCCCAGGTCAGCGTCGCGGGCCAACCCCCACAGGGCAGTGTCATCCCCCAGGTCTTCGCCGACCACGGCTACGAAATGGGCTTCTGGTTCGCCGCGGGAGCATCGGCAATTGCCTTGATCATCGCCCTGGTCATGCGCCACGGCCGCACCCCCGCCACCGGCGGCACCGCCTACTGA
- a CDS encoding amino acid permease: MTTSSRTSRPLEHTINTRQLTMIGIGGVIGAGLFVGSGKVISSAGPGIVFVYLGTGLVVILVMRMLAELATASPESGSFSTYASRELGSWAGLAVGWLYSYHWCVTVAFEAIAGAAIAGQLVPGVPTWLWALGFMAVLTGVNLAEVTSFARFEFWFAMIKVAAIVAFMSIGVAAVSGLLPHVDSPGASNWVDNGGLFPAGMAPLLPAALTVFFSYFGTELVTIAAGEAKDPVDAVRRSMRSVGWRIFVFYVGSIAVVVTLMPWNTAEITKSPYTAVLNTLHIPGAQTIMNLVVLTAVLSCLNSGIYSSSRMLFSLSQRGEGPGVLTRVTGRGVPVNAVLGASSAGFLAVIANYFLPTGAVFTFLLSSSGAVAIVVYLCICATQIVGRRRKSASENAALPVRMWGYPYLSYSVTAILLIIIGAMAFSSTSWTPLMLTIVVTVAAVIAGVVHQKVHPAARRPDTALVDFDAVSD; the protein is encoded by the coding sequence GTGACAACTTCGTCACGTACGTCTCGGCCACTCGAGCACACCATCAATACTCGGCAGCTCACGATGATCGGAATCGGCGGAGTCATCGGTGCCGGATTGTTCGTCGGTAGTGGCAAGGTGATCTCGTCGGCCGGGCCAGGCATCGTGTTCGTCTATCTGGGCACGGGCCTGGTCGTCATCCTGGTGATGCGGATGCTCGCCGAACTGGCGACAGCCAGTCCGGAATCCGGATCGTTTTCGACATACGCTTCGCGGGAACTGGGTTCGTGGGCCGGACTTGCGGTGGGCTGGTTGTACTCGTATCACTGGTGTGTCACGGTCGCATTCGAGGCGATCGCCGGGGCCGCGATCGCTGGTCAGCTCGTACCTGGAGTTCCGACGTGGTTATGGGCGCTGGGATTCATGGCCGTTCTGACGGGCGTCAACTTGGCGGAGGTCACCTCATTTGCCCGATTCGAGTTCTGGTTCGCCATGATCAAAGTCGCCGCGATTGTCGCATTCATGTCTATCGGCGTCGCCGCCGTCAGCGGCTTACTGCCACACGTGGACTCCCCGGGTGCCTCGAATTGGGTCGACAACGGAGGCTTGTTCCCCGCTGGGATGGCTCCGCTCCTGCCCGCAGCGTTGACGGTATTCTTCTCGTACTTCGGAACGGAGCTGGTGACGATCGCTGCCGGTGAAGCCAAGGATCCGGTCGACGCGGTGCGTCGCAGCATGCGCAGCGTCGGGTGGCGAATCTTCGTCTTCTACGTGGGCTCGATCGCAGTCGTTGTTACGTTGATGCCCTGGAATACCGCTGAGATCACCAAGAGTCCGTACACGGCGGTATTGAACACACTGCACATTCCCGGCGCGCAAACCATCATGAATCTGGTCGTGCTCACCGCCGTGCTGTCATGCTTGAACTCGGGGATCTACTCGTCGTCTCGGATGTTGTTCTCGTTGTCTCAGCGTGGCGAGGGGCCGGGTGTACTCACGCGGGTAACCGGACGCGGTGTCCCGGTCAACGCGGTCCTCGGTGCGTCCAGTGCCGGATTCCTCGCTGTCATCGCAAACTATTTCCTGCCGACCGGAGCGGTATTCACGTTCCTGCTCAGCTCCTCCGGCGCGGTGGCGATTGTTGTCTACCTGTGCATCTGCGCGACCCAGATCGTCGGGCGCCGCAGGAAATCCGCCTCGGAGAATGCCGCTCTGCCGGTGAGGATGTGGGGTTACCCTTACCTGTCGTATTCGGTGACGGCGATACTGCTGATTATCATCGGCGCAATGGCGTTCTCATCCACATCATGGACGCCGCTCATGCTCACGATAGTTGTCACGGTTGCCGCCGTGATTGCCGGAGTCGTGCATCAGAAGGTGCATCCGGCAGCGCGCCGTCCCGACACCGCACTAGTCGATTTCGATGCAGTCTCGGACTGA
- a CDS encoding MFS transporter encodes MVALIRVGGTRLFVAGQAVSLLGDGLAILAIPLLVLELTHNPAAAALASVPRAVGYLVAGLPAGPLIDRANPWHVLIAADIVRVAIFATLFGLSVSGSDSVGVILTLAFISGVAGVFFETALAVAVRDLCRDRELVRANSFLESASQSSILLGPMAVGLLAVSVGLGAALLVNAGTFVVSLATLWGASRRATRMSDPHGWAPWRQFGAEFRNGLRYLAATSILVSLAVLAVVANLCLGAATLVVFFARDYLSAAPWLVGLVVAGGGLGGVLGAATAPALIARFHPVPLCVAATLVTGVALASVGLAPTVWWLAASNLVLVWSDVLASIVVRTLRQQIVPRALLGRVTSAVRWVVLATTPLGAVLAGLLTQLAENDPRPAFLVAAALLGVSTPAIWAVGLRRHRNTPMLPVRHGPSPGASSDRSTTSLVERRSL; translated from the coding sequence ATGGTCGCTCTGATTCGAGTCGGCGGAACCCGACTATTCGTTGCGGGTCAAGCGGTTTCACTGCTCGGCGATGGGCTGGCTATTCTGGCGATCCCGCTGTTGGTGTTGGAACTGACGCACAACCCGGCGGCAGCGGCGCTGGCCTCGGTGCCCCGTGCGGTCGGCTACCTGGTCGCGGGGCTGCCCGCTGGCCCGTTGATCGATCGCGCCAATCCCTGGCATGTTCTCATTGCCGCCGACATAGTGCGGGTGGCCATCTTCGCGACGCTGTTCGGACTTTCGGTCAGCGGGAGCGACTCGGTCGGGGTCATTCTTACGCTTGCGTTTATTTCGGGCGTTGCCGGAGTGTTCTTCGAGACTGCGCTGGCGGTCGCGGTCCGCGACCTCTGTCGAGATCGAGAACTTGTGCGTGCCAACTCTTTTCTCGAATCCGCGAGCCAATCGTCGATTCTGCTCGGACCGATGGCTGTCGGGTTGCTCGCTGTCAGTGTCGGATTGGGCGCTGCGCTACTGGTGAACGCGGGCACGTTCGTGGTGTCACTTGCGACGCTGTGGGGGGCCTCCCGCCGCGCGACCCGGATGTCCGACCCCCACGGCTGGGCGCCGTGGCGTCAGTTCGGGGCCGAATTCCGTAATGGTCTGCGCTATCTCGCGGCCACCTCGATCCTGGTGTCGCTTGCGGTCCTGGCCGTCGTCGCAAATCTGTGTCTCGGTGCCGCGACGCTCGTGGTGTTCTTCGCTCGCGACTATTTGAGCGCCGCGCCGTGGCTGGTCGGCTTGGTTGTGGCGGGCGGCGGACTCGGTGGCGTGCTCGGCGCGGCGACGGCTCCCGCACTCATCGCTCGGTTCCATCCGGTTCCGTTGTGCGTCGCGGCCACCCTGGTTACCGGTGTCGCGCTGGCGTCGGTGGGCCTGGCGCCCACTGTCTGGTGGCTTGCGGCGAGCAATCTCGTGTTGGTCTGGTCCGATGTACTGGCCAGCATTGTGGTCCGGACACTGCGACAGCAGATAGTCCCGCGTGCACTCCTCGGCCGGGTGACCAGCGCGGTGCGGTGGGTTGTGCTGGCCACCACTCCGCTGGGGGCGGTCCTCGCGGGGTTGCTCACGCAACTTGCCGAAAACGATCCCCGCCCGGCATTTCTGGTCGCTGCGGCACTTCTCGGGGTATCCACCCCGGCCATCTGGGCTGTCGGGCTGCGTCGTCACCGAAACACTCCCATGCTTCCTGTCCGGCATGGCCCCTCCCCTGGGGCGTCCTCGGATCGGTCGACCACGTCACTCGTCGAAAGAAGGTCCCTGTGA
- a CDS encoding GNAT family N-acetyltransferase, producing the protein MTLTTSEIRPPEWDSLAASTADFEVSPQWLEAMAPLLPGEPRWLVAHVDGQPQIGLHTRLLKTPPEEPRYDIAAVLRGDIPSLEPRPVLLSKAPDRESLYPAVLALLPGYTCVPAGPGATDPDLLAGTLRAMDTWAGQQGARSVSFLYVPERQKILQRALEEFGARPVQLYPTCVMPVTFGSMEEYLTQLGGGRRAGLRRLLRWLDETGMTLGEEDLSEVREEVLELRMGLLRKYHHSADDRDAQLATIDRIVRNYPPADRALTTLRRGDQMVGFTLGLRHGDTLRGLWSGQLPEARGAYFLLVFYGEVEAALRRGITSLNYGTLQWQEKISFGCRLEQLVGHTWSL; encoded by the coding sequence GTGACACTGACAACGTCCGAAATCCGCCCCCCGGAATGGGATTCGCTGGCGGCCTCGACTGCGGATTTCGAGGTATCGCCGCAGTGGCTGGAGGCGATGGCTCCGCTGTTGCCCGGCGAACCGCGCTGGCTGGTCGCCCATGTGGATGGTCAGCCGCAGATCGGGCTGCACACCCGGCTATTGAAAACCCCACCGGAAGAGCCGCGCTACGACATCGCGGCTGTCCTGCGTGGAGATATCCCATCGCTGGAGCCGCGCCCTGTACTCCTGTCCAAGGCGCCCGACAGGGAGTCGCTTTATCCCGCCGTGTTGGCATTGCTGCCCGGCTACACCTGCGTGCCCGCGGGGCCTGGTGCGACCGACCCGGATCTGCTGGCCGGAACCCTGCGGGCCATGGACACCTGGGCTGGGCAGCAGGGTGCTCGGTCGGTGTCGTTCCTCTATGTTCCTGAGCGGCAAAAGATCCTGCAGCGCGCCTTGGAAGAGTTCGGTGCACGGCCGGTACAGCTGTACCCGACCTGCGTCATGCCGGTGACATTCGGCAGCATGGAGGAATATCTGACGCAACTGGGGGGCGGGCGGCGCGCGGGACTGCGTCGGTTGCTGCGCTGGTTGGACGAGACCGGAATGACCCTCGGTGAGGAGGACCTGAGCGAGGTTCGCGAGGAAGTTCTGGAGCTACGGATGGGATTGCTTCGCAAATACCATCATTCGGCCGATGACCGGGACGCCCAGCTGGCGACCATAGACCGAATTGTCCGCAACTATCCACCAGCGGACCGGGCACTGACCACTCTCCGGCGTGGCGACCAGATGGTTGGCTTCACATTGGGGCTGCGCCATGGTGACACGTTGCGAGGGCTTTGGTCCGGGCAGCTGCCCGAGGCTCGCGGCGCCTACTTTCTGCTGGTGTTCTACGGCGAGGTCGAGGCCGCGTTGCGGCGTGGGATAACGAGCCTCAATTACGGAACGCTGCAATGGCAGGAGAAGATCTCCTTCGGTTGCAGGCTGGAGCAGCTGGTCGGCCACACATGGTCGCTCTGA
- a CDS encoding PadR family transcriptional regulator: MTDAKPASAEAGIPDLPTTSWAVLGMLSHADELSGYDLKKWADWSLQFFYWSPSFSQIYAELKRLEKYGYATSRTVLQDDGVRGKRMYAITDAGRAAAAQWVNHAPVEAPVLKHSVMLRAWLGHLAEPERLRGILTEHIGYAEKMRKLAEVDAEGADENPDWAYPGAVLRWCVRHYEAERDFAQKLLADVDKLAAGQPQKRAPKAKGKRAS; encoded by the coding sequence GTGACCGATGCCAAGCCTGCCTCCGCAGAGGCCGGGATTCCCGATCTGCCCACGACCAGCTGGGCCGTGCTCGGAATGCTCTCGCACGCCGACGAACTCTCCGGTTACGACCTGAAGAAATGGGCCGATTGGAGCCTGCAATTCTTCTACTGGAGCCCGTCGTTCAGCCAGATCTACGCCGAGCTCAAGCGGCTGGAGAAATATGGCTACGCCACCTCGCGCACCGTCCTGCAGGACGACGGCGTGCGCGGCAAGCGGATGTACGCGATCACCGACGCCGGCCGCGCGGCGGCGGCGCAGTGGGTGAATCACGCGCCGGTGGAGGCACCCGTGCTCAAGCACAGCGTGATGCTGCGGGCCTGGCTCGGCCATCTCGCCGAACCCGAGCGGCTGCGCGGCATCCTGACCGAGCACATCGGCTACGCCGAGAAGATGCGCAAGCTGGCCGAGGTCGATGCCGAGGGCGCCGACGAGAACCCCGACTGGGCCTACCCGGGCGCTGTGCTGCGGTGGTGTGTCCGCCACTACGAGGCCGAGCGCGATTTCGCGCAGAAGCTCCTCGCCGATGTCGACAAGCTCGCCGCCGGGCAACCGCAGAAGCGGGCTCCGAAAGCCAAGGGCAAACGCGCATCCTGA
- a CDS encoding bifunctional 3,4-dihydroxy-2-butanone-4-phosphate synthase/GTP cyclohydrolase II gives MGTEFVRQRSLDTIEAALAALAAGSMVVVVDDENRENEGDLVLAAELATPETIAFMVRHTSGVLCAPLAGADLDRLRLPPMTAVNEDPKGTAYTVSVDASSGVTTGISAADRARTVRLLADPRTGYDELTRPGHVFPLRAHPDGVLGRAGHTEAAVDLTRLAGLRPAGVIAEIVLDDGSMARLPDLLDFAAAHGLPIISIADLIDYRRRVECALTRVVETRLPTRFGEFRVLGYRDDLTGTETLALVFGEPRRDSALVRLHSECLTGDALGSLRCDCGDQLDAAMRAVAAEGSGVVVYLRGQEGRGIGLLNKLRAYELQDRGADTVEANLALGLPVDARRYAAGAQVLADLGIRSVRLLSNNPAKAAGLVEHGITVVRRLPLQSTPTEHNIRYLRAKRDRMDHQLSEVDTVPERATS, from the coding sequence ATGGGTACCGAATTCGTGCGGCAGCGGTCGTTGGACACGATCGAGGCGGCGCTCGCCGCGCTCGCGGCGGGCAGCATGGTCGTGGTCGTCGATGACGAAAACCGGGAGAACGAAGGCGATTTGGTGCTCGCTGCCGAATTGGCGACGCCGGAGACCATCGCCTTCATGGTGCGCCACACCAGCGGTGTGCTGTGTGCGCCACTGGCGGGTGCGGACCTCGATCGGCTCCGACTGCCACCGATGACAGCGGTCAACGAGGATCCCAAGGGCACTGCGTATACCGTGTCGGTCGATGCGTCTTCCGGTGTGACAACGGGCATTTCGGCCGCCGATCGGGCTCGCACCGTGCGGCTGCTCGCCGATCCACGCACCGGTTATGACGAGCTGACCAGGCCGGGGCACGTGTTCCCGCTGCGCGCGCACCCCGACGGTGTGCTCGGCCGTGCCGGCCACACCGAGGCTGCCGTCGATCTGACCAGGCTCGCGGGGCTGCGACCCGCCGGTGTGATCGCCGAAATCGTGCTCGACGACGGATCGATGGCGCGGCTGCCCGACCTGCTCGACTTCGCCGCTGCGCACGGTCTGCCGATCATTTCTATTGCCGATCTGATCGACTACCGCCGCCGCGTCGAGTGCGCACTCACCAGGGTTGTGGAGACCCGGCTGCCTACCAGATTCGGTGAGTTCCGGGTGCTCGGCTATCGCGACGACCTCACCGGAACCGAAACCCTCGCCTTGGTCTTCGGCGAGCCGCGCCGCGATTCGGCACTGGTGCGGTTGCATTCGGAGTGCCTCACCGGCGACGCACTCGGCTCACTGCGCTGTGACTGCGGCGATCAGCTCGATGCCGCGATGCGTGCGGTCGCGGCGGAGGGCAGCGGTGTGGTCGTGTACCTGCGCGGCCAAGAGGGGCGCGGCATCGGTCTGCTGAACAAGTTGCGTGCCTACGAATTACAGGATCGTGGCGCCGATACCGTCGAGGCCAACCTTGCGCTCGGGTTGCCGGTGGATGCCCGCCGGTATGCGGCGGGTGCACAGGTACTCGCCGATCTCGGCATCCGATCGGTACGGCTGCTGAGCAACAACCCGGCCAAGGCGGCCGGATTGGTGGAGCACGGCATCACTGTGGTGCGGCGACTGCCGCTCCAGTCGACCCCGACCGAACACAACATTCGCTACCTGCGCGCCAAACGGGACCGGATGGACCACCAGCTCTCCGAGGTGGATACGGTGCCGGAACGGGCTACTTCGTAA
- a CDS encoding expansin EXLX1 family cellulose-binding protein, giving the protein MATSSSGFAARHTQYPPDPGVSGEARYYEFGQGVACSFPALPLDGFYVGVSTQEYGNADLCGAYLDVHGPRGDVRALIADRCPGCAPGQLDLSAAAFEQIAEQSDGVAQVGYTVVRDPDPAPELFYEVKPDSSAQWLAILVSGSGNPIQRVAIRPTTGGGWQELNRGRDNYWTISGAGPGPFSARVVDVYGHQVEVSGISLEPGQRFTGIRLYSVASVAAPPTASAPIAAAPAPSTWAVQTSGRASGCRP; this is encoded by the coding sequence ATGGCTACCAGTAGTTCCGGTTTCGCAGCGCGGCACACACAGTACCCACCCGATCCCGGTGTGTCCGGCGAGGCGCGATACTACGAGTTCGGTCAGGGCGTGGCCTGTTCTTTTCCGGCCCTGCCTTTGGACGGCTTCTACGTCGGGGTGTCCACGCAGGAGTACGGCAACGCCGACCTGTGCGGCGCCTACCTCGATGTGCACGGCCCGCGCGGCGATGTCCGCGCGCTCATCGCCGACCGCTGCCCCGGATGCGCTCCGGGACAACTGGATCTGAGCGCCGCCGCCTTCGAGCAGATCGCCGAGCAGTCCGATGGCGTCGCTCAGGTCGGCTACACGGTCGTCCGTGACCCGGATCCCGCGCCCGAACTGTTCTACGAGGTGAAACCGGACTCCTCGGCGCAGTGGCTGGCCATCCTGGTGAGCGGATCGGGAAATCCCATCCAGCGCGTCGCGATCCGGCCGACCACCGGCGGTGGCTGGCAGGAACTCAACCGCGGGAGGGACAACTACTGGACGATCTCGGGTGCCGGACCGGGACCGTTCTCGGCTCGGGTTGTCGATGTATACGGGCACCAGGTGGAGGTGTCGGGGATCTCGCTGGAGCCTGGGCAGCGGTTCACCGGTATACGGCTGTATTCGGTCGCGTCGGTGGCGGCGCCGCCGACGGCTTCGGCTCCGATCGCAGCAGCACCGGCACCGAGCACCTGGGCCGTGCAGACGTCGGGCCGGGCCTCGGGCTGTCGGCCCTGA